The following coding sequences are from one Microbulbifer sp. TB1203 window:
- a CDS encoding sugar porter family MFS transporter, translating to MEQGVSSASETNHFLVIAISVVATIGGFLFGFDSGVINGTVDGLQAAFNSDSAGTGFNVASMLLGCAVGAFFAGRLADVYGRRTLLMAAAVFFIISAWGSGIATGSLEFVIYRILGGLAVGAASVMTPAYISEVAPAAYRGRLATVQQVAIISGLFGAFVSNYLLARWAGASTAEFWLGFETWRWMFWMELLPALVFLVGLFFIPESPRFLVAKGKKEQAGAVLGKLFGDRAGGEKVAEIERSLSADHSPKLSDLKAPGGGLRKIVWVGIGLATFQQLVGINVVFYYGAVLWQSVGFTESDALLINVVSGAVSIAAVITALLLIDKVGRKPLLWWGSVGMAATLAVMAVAFSQATLDENGSLQLSDGVGTIALLAANAYVVFFNASWGPVMWVMLGEMFPNQIRGSGLAVSGLAQWGSNFLITASFPMLLVSIQLSGSYGLYALCAFISILFVSRMVHETKGRELEQMEG from the coding sequence CTGGAGCAAGGCGTCTCCAGCGCTTCCGAGACCAACCACTTCCTGGTGATCGCCATCAGTGTGGTGGCCACCATCGGCGGCTTCCTGTTCGGCTTCGACAGCGGTGTGATCAACGGCACCGTGGACGGCCTGCAGGCGGCGTTCAACTCAGATAGTGCCGGCACCGGCTTCAACGTGGCCTCCATGCTGCTGGGCTGCGCCGTCGGCGCCTTCTTCGCCGGGCGGCTGGCGGACGTCTACGGGCGCCGCACGCTGCTGATGGCTGCTGCGGTATTCTTTATCATCAGTGCCTGGGGCTCAGGCATCGCCACCGGCTCCCTGGAATTCGTGATCTACCGCATCCTCGGCGGCCTCGCTGTGGGCGCTGCCAGCGTGATGACCCCCGCCTATATCAGCGAAGTGGCGCCTGCCGCCTACCGGGGCCGCCTGGCCACGGTGCAGCAGGTGGCGATCATCAGCGGCCTGTTCGGCGCTTTTGTCAGCAACTACCTGCTGGCCCGCTGGGCCGGGGCCTCCACCGCCGAATTCTGGCTGGGCTTCGAAACCTGGCGCTGGATGTTCTGGATGGAATTGCTGCCGGCGTTGGTCTTCCTGGTCGGCCTCTTCTTTATTCCGGAGAGCCCCCGCTTTCTGGTGGCGAAGGGGAAAAAAGAGCAGGCCGGCGCGGTACTTGGCAAGCTGTTCGGCGATCGCGCGGGCGGGGAAAAAGTGGCGGAAATCGAGCGCTCCCTCTCCGCGGATCACAGTCCGAAACTCTCCGACCTGAAGGCGCCCGGCGGCGGACTGCGCAAGATCGTCTGGGTGGGCATCGGCCTCGCCACCTTCCAGCAGCTGGTGGGGATCAATGTGGTCTTCTACTACGGCGCCGTGCTCTGGCAATCGGTGGGTTTCACCGAGAGCGACGCGCTGCTGATCAACGTGGTGTCCGGCGCGGTGAGCATCGCCGCGGTGATCACCGCGCTGCTGCTGATCGACAAGGTGGGCAGAAAGCCGCTCCTGTGGTGGGGTTCGGTGGGCATGGCTGCCACCCTGGCGGTGATGGCCGTGGCCTTCTCCCAGGCCACCCTGGATGAGAACGGCTCCCTGCAGTTGTCCGACGGCGTGGGCACCATCGCGCTGCTCGCCGCCAACGCCTATGTGGTCTTCTTCAACGCCTCCTGGGGCCCGGTGATGTGGGTGATGCTGGGAGAGATGTTCCCCAATCAGATCCGGGGTTCCGGCCTCGCGGTCAGCGGCCTGGCGCAGTGGGGTTCCAACTTCCTGATCACCGCCTCTTTCCCCATGTTGCTGGTCAGCATCCAGCTGTCCGGCAGCTACGGCCTCTACGCCCTCTGCGCATTTATTTCGATCCTGTTCGTCTCCCGCATGGTGCACGAGACCAAGGGTCGCGAACTGGAGCAGATGGAGGGCTGA
- a CDS encoding SMP-30/gluconolactonase/LRE family protein, giving the protein MQQLQMEPECVWPAAATLGEGPVWVEREQALYWVDIKRSVLHRYCPPENSKGSNERSSWQLDSQLSAIAPRAGGGFVGAIRDGFALLFPDGEGVGIEPLGGPESDIPGNRFNDGKVDAAGRFWAGSMDDGEEEPTGALYRLDPDLSWQRLDADYVITNGPAFSPDNRTLYHTDTLKRTVYAFGLEADGSPRDKRVFLQLPEESGYPDGMTVDAEGCLWVCHWGGWGITRFSQEGEAIGRIELPVANVTSCTFAGPDLDTLYITTARKGLSDAELADQPLAGGLFRCRPGVRGPAPVLFGG; this is encoded by the coding sequence GTGCAGCAGCTGCAAATGGAACCGGAATGCGTCTGGCCCGCCGCCGCCACCCTCGGCGAGGGGCCGGTCTGGGTGGAGCGGGAGCAGGCCCTCTACTGGGTGGATATCAAGCGCAGCGTGCTGCACCGCTACTGTCCCCCCGAGAATAGTAAAGGGAGCAATGAACGATCCAGCTGGCAGTTGGACAGCCAGCTGTCCGCAATCGCCCCCCGCGCCGGCGGCGGCTTTGTAGGCGCGATCCGCGACGGCTTCGCGCTGTTGTTCCCGGACGGCGAAGGAGTGGGAATTGAACCCCTGGGCGGTCCGGAGAGCGATATCCCCGGGAACCGCTTCAACGACGGCAAAGTCGACGCCGCCGGCCGCTTCTGGGCCGGCAGCATGGACGACGGCGAGGAGGAGCCCACCGGCGCCCTCTACCGCCTGGACCCGGACCTGAGCTGGCAGCGGCTGGACGCGGACTACGTGATTACCAACGGCCCGGCATTCAGCCCCGACAACCGCACCCTCTACCACACGGATACCCTGAAGCGCACCGTCTACGCCTTTGGCCTGGAGGCCGATGGCAGCCCGCGCGACAAGCGGGTATTCCTGCAGCTGCCGGAGGAGTCCGGCTACCCGGACGGCATGACCGTGGACGCCGAGGGCTGCCTGTGGGTCTGCCACTGGGGCGGCTGGGGCATCACCCGCTTCTCCCAGGAGGGCGAGGCCATCGGCCGCATCGAACTGCCGGTTGCCAATGTCACCAGCTGCACCTTCGCCGGTCCGGACCTGGACACCCTGTATATCACCACCGCCCGCAAGGGCCTGAGCGATGCGGAACTGGCGGACCAGCCCCTGGCTGGCGGCTTGTTCCGCTGCCGCCCCGGCGTGCGCGGCCCTGCGCCGGTGCTGTTCGGGGGCTGA
- a CDS encoding fumarylacetoacetate hydrolase family protein has protein sequence MIEPRDLRATLLPEDGLAGTLLGRAWVPEPLSKVPGPSPVWLCEDGVFDLSAIAPTVAELIEQGFSPRTADMDRVQRIGGLNELLRNTMAPLLGQKRDPRNPYLLAPVDLQAIKACGVTFACSMLERVIEERAGGDPARAQEIRGQLAEKIGGDIGSVVPGSEEAEALKAALQEEGIWSQYLEVGIGPLAEVFTKSQPLSSVGLGDQVGVHPISNWNNPEPELVLVVNSRGEAVGATLGNDVNLRDIEGRSALLLGKAKDNNASCSLGPFVRLFDETFSIDDVRSAEVTLEMEGEDGFQLREVSPMSAISRDPLDLVAQTIGASHQYPDGIALFTGTLFAPTQDRDQPGQGFTHKEGDRVMIRSPKLGALINSVTTSDKAAPWTFGFSALMRNLAARGLL, from the coding sequence ATGATTGAACCACGGGATTTGCGCGCGACACTGCTGCCGGAAGACGGCCTGGCCGGAACCCTGCTGGGCCGCGCCTGGGTGCCTGAGCCCCTGTCGAAAGTGCCCGGCCCCAGCCCGGTGTGGCTGTGCGAGGACGGCGTCTTCGACCTCAGCGCCATAGCGCCGACCGTCGCCGAACTTATCGAGCAGGGTTTTTCCCCCCGCACCGCGGACATGGACCGGGTGCAGCGCATCGGCGGCCTGAACGAACTGCTGCGCAATACCATGGCCCCCTTGCTGGGACAGAAGCGCGACCCGCGCAACCCCTACCTGCTGGCGCCGGTGGACCTGCAGGCGATCAAGGCCTGCGGCGTCACCTTCGCCTGCAGCATGCTGGAGCGGGTGATCGAGGAGCGCGCCGGCGGCGACCCCGCCCGCGCACAGGAAATACGCGGACAACTGGCAGAGAAGATCGGCGGCGATATCGGCTCGGTCGTCCCCGGCTCCGAGGAGGCGGAGGCGCTGAAGGCGGCGCTGCAGGAAGAGGGCATCTGGTCCCAGTACCTGGAGGTGGGCATAGGCCCGCTGGCGGAGGTGTTCACCAAATCCCAGCCGCTGTCCTCCGTGGGGCTGGGGGACCAGGTGGGCGTGCATCCCATTTCCAACTGGAACAATCCGGAGCCGGAACTGGTGCTGGTGGTGAACAGCCGCGGTGAAGCGGTGGGCGCCACCCTGGGCAACGATGTCAATTTGAGGGATATCGAGGGCCGCAGCGCGCTGCTGCTGGGCAAGGCCAAGGACAACAACGCCTCCTGTTCCCTGGGTCCCTTCGTGCGCCTGTTCGACGAGACTTTCTCCATCGACGACGTGCGCAGCGCCGAAGTCACCCTGGAAATGGAGGGGGAAGACGGCTTCCAACTGCGCGAGGTCAGCCCCATGAGTGCCATCAGCCGCGACCCGCTGGACCTGGTGGCGCAGACCATCGGCGCCAGCCACCAGTACCCGGACGGCATCGCCCTGTTTACCGGCACCCTGTTCGCCCCCACCCAGGACCGCGACCAGCCGGGCCAGGGTTTTACCCACAAGGAGGGCGACCGGGTGATGATCCGCTCCCCCAAACTGGGCGCGCTGATCAATTCCGTCACCACCAGCGACAAGGCCGCCCCCTGGACTTTCGGCTTCTCCGCCCTGATGCGCAACCTGGCCGCCCGCGGCCTCCTATAA
- a CDS encoding aldehyde dehydrogenase family protein, which produces MTTKRNYIAGEWVEGQGTLANINPSDTGDLIADYAQASPTQLEDAVAAARQAFPAWSQSGIQQRSELLDRIGQMILDRRAELGQLLAREEGKTLPEATGEVVRAGQIFKFFSGEVLQLRGELQPSVRPGLDVSVTREPLGVIGLITPWNFPIAIPAWKIAPALAYGNCVVFKPAELVPGSAHALAEIIAEAGVPAGVFSLVMGPGRVIGDALVNHPQVDGISFTGSQNTGRNIAAAAAARLAKVQLEMGGKNPLVVLDDADLDTAVECAVNGAFFSTGQRCTASSRLIVTAGIHDRFVEAVCERMRGLVVDHALKEGTHIGPVVDARQLKQDLDYIKIGSEEGARLACGGEQVERETPGFFLTPALFTETAPEMRINREEIFGPVASVLRADDYDHALALANDTEFGLSAGIVTQSLKQASHFKRNAQAGMVMVNVPTAGVDYHVPFGGRKGSSFGAREQGSYAREFYTVVKTAYTLA; this is translated from the coding sequence ATGACCACCAAACGCAACTACATCGCCGGGGAATGGGTGGAGGGCCAGGGCACCCTCGCCAACATCAACCCCTCCGACACCGGCGACTTGATTGCAGACTACGCCCAGGCGTCTCCCACACAACTGGAGGACGCGGTGGCCGCGGCCCGGCAGGCCTTCCCCGCCTGGTCGCAAAGCGGCATCCAGCAGCGCAGTGAACTGCTCGATCGCATCGGCCAGATGATTCTCGACCGCCGCGCCGAGCTGGGCCAACTGCTCGCCCGCGAGGAGGGCAAAACCCTGCCGGAGGCCACCGGCGAGGTGGTGCGCGCGGGCCAGATATTCAAATTTTTCTCCGGCGAAGTGCTGCAGCTGCGCGGCGAGCTGCAGCCGTCGGTGCGCCCGGGCCTGGACGTCTCCGTCACCCGCGAACCCCTGGGGGTGATCGGCCTGATCACGCCGTGGAATTTTCCCATCGCCATCCCCGCCTGGAAGATTGCCCCGGCGCTGGCCTACGGCAACTGCGTGGTATTCAAGCCCGCGGAACTGGTGCCCGGCTCCGCCCACGCGCTGGCGGAAATCATCGCCGAGGCCGGCGTGCCCGCCGGCGTCTTCAGCTTGGTGATGGGCCCCGGCCGGGTGATCGGCGATGCGCTGGTCAACCACCCGCAGGTGGACGGAATCAGCTTCACCGGCTCACAGAACACCGGGCGCAATATCGCCGCCGCCGCGGCCGCGCGTCTGGCCAAGGTGCAGTTGGAGATGGGCGGCAAGAACCCGCTGGTGGTGCTCGACGACGCCGACCTGGACACCGCGGTGGAATGCGCGGTCAACGGCGCCTTCTTCTCCACCGGCCAGCGCTGCACCGCCTCCAGCCGCCTGATCGTTACCGCCGGTATTCACGACCGCTTCGTGGAAGCGGTGTGCGAACGCATGCGCGGCCTGGTGGTGGACCACGCCCTCAAGGAGGGCACCCATATCGGCCCGGTGGTGGACGCACGACAGTTGAAGCAGGATCTGGACTACATAAAAATCGGTTCGGAAGAGGGCGCCCGTTTGGCGTGCGGCGGCGAACAGGTGGAGCGGGAAACCCCAGGATTTTTCCTCACCCCGGCGCTGTTTACCGAAACCGCTCCGGAAATGCGCATCAACCGGGAGGAGATTTTCGGCCCGGTGGCTTCGGTGCTGCGCGCGGACGATTACGACCACGCCCTGGCGCTCGCCAACGACACCGAGTTCGGCCTCTCCGCCGGCATAGTTACCCAGTCGCTGAAACAGGCCAGCCATTTCAAACGCAATGCACAGGCGGGTATGGTGATGGTCAATGTGCCCACCGCCGGTGTGGATTACCACGTGCCCTTCGGCGGCCGCAAGGGTTCCAGCTTCGGTGCGCGGGAGCAGGGCAGTTATGCGCGGGAATTCTATACCGTCGTGAAGACGGCCTATACCCTGGCCTGA
- a CDS encoding IlvD/Edd family dehydratase, with protein sequence MSKKRKLRSTDWFNDPSQPDQTAIYIERYLNYGLTREELQSGKPIIGIAQTGSDLAPCNRHHMELAQRVRDGIRAAGGVPFEFPVHAIHEMGKRPTAALDRNLAYLGLVEILYGYPLDGVVLTTGCDKTTPATIMAAATVDIPAIVLSGGPMLNGWDVEKRVGSGSIIWSSREQYARGDIDYEGFMDNVTASAPSPGHCNTMGTALTMNSLAEGLGMSLPGCAAIPAPYKERAQIAYYTGLRIVDMVWEDLKPSDVMTREAFLNAIRLCSAIGGSTNAPPHLQAIANRVGVKISIEDWQEYGEEIPLLVNCQPAGEYLGEDFYRAGGVPAVMGELLRAGLVAGDCRTVSGKTIGENYGEQVSRNEKVIRPFAQPMMENAGFAVMRGNLFDSAIMKKSVIGEDFRKHYLSDPEHPNVLRGRAIVFDGPEDYHHRIDDPSLDVDERCVLVIRNCGPLGYPGSAEVVNMRPPDYLIKRGINCLPCIGDGRQSGTSASPSILNASPEAAAGGGLALLQTNDPVEIDLNNNRVNVLLEDAELERRRAELQQPPLVNQTPWQEIYRKTVTQLQEGGDMAMDEEHLRLVERHGTPRNSH encoded by the coding sequence ATGAGCAAGAAAAGAAAACTCCGCAGCACCGACTGGTTCAACGACCCGAGCCAGCCGGACCAGACCGCCATCTATATCGAGCGCTACCTGAACTACGGCCTCACCCGTGAGGAACTGCAGTCCGGTAAGCCGATTATCGGCATCGCCCAGACCGGCAGCGACCTGGCTCCCTGCAACCGTCACCATATGGAACTCGCCCAGCGGGTTCGCGACGGCATCCGCGCCGCTGGTGGTGTGCCCTTCGAATTCCCGGTACACGCCATCCACGAGATGGGCAAGCGCCCCACCGCCGCGCTGGACCGCAACCTGGCCTACCTGGGGCTGGTGGAAATTCTCTACGGCTATCCCCTCGACGGTGTGGTGCTCACCACCGGCTGCGACAAAACCACCCCGGCCACAATAATGGCTGCGGCGACGGTGGATATTCCCGCGATCGTACTCTCCGGCGGCCCCATGCTGAATGGATGGGACGTGGAGAAGCGTGTGGGTTCCGGCTCGATTATCTGGAGTTCGCGGGAGCAGTATGCGCGCGGTGACATCGACTACGAAGGCTTTATGGACAATGTCACCGCCTCGGCGCCGAGTCCCGGCCACTGCAACACCATGGGCACCGCGCTGACCATGAACAGCCTGGCCGAGGGTCTGGGTATGTCCCTGCCCGGCTGCGCGGCCATTCCCGCTCCCTACAAGGAGCGCGCGCAGATCGCCTATTACACCGGCCTGCGCATCGTCGATATGGTATGGGAAGACCTGAAGCCATCCGACGTCATGACCCGCGAAGCCTTCCTCAACGCCATCCGCCTGTGCTCCGCCATCGGCGGCTCCACCAATGCGCCGCCGCACCTGCAGGCCATCGCCAACCGGGTGGGGGTGAAGATCTCCATCGAGGACTGGCAGGAATACGGCGAGGAAATTCCCCTGCTGGTGAACTGCCAGCCCGCGGGCGAATACCTGGGCGAGGATTTCTACCGCGCAGGCGGCGTGCCCGCGGTGATGGGCGAACTGCTGCGCGCCGGTCTGGTGGCCGGCGACTGCCGCACGGTGAGCGGAAAAACCATCGGCGAAAATTATGGCGAACAGGTTTCGCGCAATGAAAAGGTCATCCGCCCCTTTGCGCAGCCGATGATGGAAAACGCCGGTTTCGCGGTGATGCGCGGCAACCTGTTCGACTCGGCGATTATGAAAAAATCGGTGATCGGCGAGGATTTCCGCAAACATTACCTCTCCGACCCGGAACATCCCAATGTGCTGCGCGGCCGCGCCATCGTGTTCGACGGTCCCGAGGATTACCACCACAGGATCGACGATCCGTCGCTGGACGTCGACGAGCGCTGCGTACTGGTAATCCGCAACTGCGGCCCCCTGGGCTACCCGGGTTCCGCCGAGGTGGTGAACATGCGTCCGCCGGACTACCTGATCAAGCGCGGCATCAACTGCCTGCCCTGTATCGGCGACGGCCGCCAGAGCGGCACTTCCGCCAGTCCGTCGATTCTCAACGCCTCGCCGGAAGCGGCGGCCGGCGGCGGCCTGGCGCTGCTGCAGACCAATGACCCGGTGGAGATCGACCTGAACAACAACCGGGTCAATGTACTGCTGGAAGACGCGGAACTGGAGCGCCGCCGCGCGGAACTGCAACAGCCGCCCCTGGTCAACCAGACTCCGTGGCAGGAAATCTACCGCAAGACGGTGACCCAACTGCAGGAGGGTGGCGATATGGCCATGGACGAGGAGCACTTGCGCCTGGTGGAGCGCCACGGCACGCCGAGGAATTCCCACTAA
- a CDS encoding glycoside hydrolase family 3 N-terminal domain-containing protein, with product MKIKDFSAKPLHAILCAAILFSIQGCSAEREAQSPSLEAWPQASSPAGDPKVEERVESLLQKMTLEEKVGQIMQAEIQSITPEEVKKYHIGSVLNGGGSMPNRVDGAGPDEWVALADAFWEASMDTSDGGTAIPIFWGTDAVHGNGNLVGATLFPHNIGLGAARDPDLVREIGAATAEEVRTTGVEWVFAPTLAVAQNDFWGRTYESYSEDPAVVRDYASAMVEGLQGKAGGSDHLGETHVIATAKHFLADGGTHGGDDQGDARIDERELVDIHNPGYPAAIEAGVQTVMASFSSWNGEKHHGNRYLLTDVLKKRMGFDGLVVGDWNGHGQVPGCTNDSCAQAINAGIDLLMVTYDWKPMIKNTLAQVRAGEISQERLDDAVRRILRVKVRAGLFDKKPSERALAGREEIVGSPEHRALARRAVRESLVLLKNRNNILPLDPKQKILVAGDGADSIAMQSGGWSVSWQGAGIPNEKFPGATSIYTGIKAAVEKAGGSAVLSADGSFDQKPDVAIVVFGEQPYAEGSGDLNTLEFEAGKKRNLALLKSLKSKGVPVVSVFLSGRPLWVNPELNASDAFVAAWLPGTEGAGVADVIIAKADGEPNFDFSGKLSFSWPKLPLQARLNPHHPEYDPLFANGYGLDYAGAEQGPEGLAENVPGLTSGESNSIALYVGRPLQPWGVRINDFEQDQLLSGSFAKLPSGRVTAVTSDKDVQEDALTFKWQDTWQAGLSLRYGDPLDLSAYVPEGVLSFDLKVDDLDKGGLGVVLTCGDECERQLDISSQAQAMAGQGWRHMSVKLSCFVRDGDDFSAISVPFELRGGGTGQVSVANIRLDRKGEANESCPDYRKLSVTPATLDHYWARDWWLPRHEEKLARIEQGNVDLLMLGDSITQGWEKEGKAVWEKFYDGRNAVNLGFGGDRTENLLWRLQHGEVDGIEPKAAVLMIGTNNTGHRREEPRLTAAGIRAVLDELRSRLPNTKILLLGIFPRDEQPGTPMRKINSGINEIIASYADGENIFFLDIGDRFLAEDGRLSAEIMPDRLHLSEQGYEIWAEAMEPTLAKLMQ from the coding sequence ATGAAAATAAAAGACTTCTCCGCGAAACCCCTGCACGCAATCCTGTGTGCGGCAATACTCTTCTCGATCCAGGGCTGTTCCGCCGAGCGCGAAGCGCAGTCCCCCAGCCTCGAAGCCTGGCCGCAGGCGTCCAGCCCCGCCGGCGATCCCAAAGTCGAGGAGCGGGTTGAATCGCTGCTGCAAAAGATGACCCTTGAGGAAAAGGTCGGGCAGATCATGCAGGCGGAGATCCAGTCGATCACTCCGGAAGAGGTGAAAAAATACCATATCGGCTCGGTCCTGAACGGTGGCGGTTCCATGCCCAACCGTGTGGACGGCGCCGGGCCGGACGAATGGGTGGCGCTGGCGGACGCCTTCTGGGAGGCGTCCATGGACACCTCCGACGGCGGCACCGCCATCCCGATCTTCTGGGGAACCGATGCGGTGCACGGCAACGGCAACCTGGTGGGTGCCACCCTGTTCCCGCACAACATCGGCCTGGGTGCCGCGCGCGATCCGGACCTGGTGCGGGAAATCGGCGCGGCCACCGCGGAGGAAGTGCGCACCACCGGCGTAGAGTGGGTTTTCGCCCCCACCCTGGCGGTGGCCCAGAACGACTTCTGGGGCCGCACCTACGAAAGCTATTCCGAAGACCCGGCAGTGGTGCGCGACTACGCCTCCGCCATGGTGGAAGGGCTGCAGGGCAAAGCCGGCGGCAGCGACCATCTCGGTGAGACCCACGTAATCGCCACCGCCAAGCATTTCCTCGCCGACGGCGGCACCCACGGCGGCGACGACCAGGGCGATGCGCGCATCGACGAGCGCGAACTGGTGGATATCCACAACCCGGGTTACCCCGCGGCCATTGAAGCCGGGGTGCAGACCGTGATGGCCAGCTTCTCCTCCTGGAACGGCGAGAAGCACCACGGCAACCGCTACCTGCTCACCGATGTACTGAAAAAACGCATGGGCTTCGACGGCCTGGTGGTGGGGGACTGGAACGGCCACGGCCAGGTGCCCGGCTGTACCAACGACAGCTGCGCGCAGGCGATCAACGCCGGCATCGACCTGCTGATGGTCACCTACGACTGGAAGCCGATGATCAAAAACACCCTGGCCCAGGTCCGCGCCGGGGAAATTTCCCAGGAACGGCTGGACGACGCGGTGCGCCGCATCCTGCGCGTCAAAGTGCGCGCAGGCCTGTTCGACAAAAAGCCCTCCGAGCGCGCGCTGGCTGGCCGCGAGGAGATCGTCGGCTCTCCGGAGCACCGCGCACTTGCCCGCCGCGCCGTGCGCGAGAGCCTGGTGCTGTTGAAAAACCGCAACAATATCCTGCCGCTCGACCCGAAACAGAAAATCCTGGTGGCCGGCGACGGCGCCGACAGCATCGCCATGCAATCCGGCGGCTGGAGTGTCAGTTGGCAGGGCGCGGGTATTCCCAACGAAAAATTCCCCGGCGCCACCTCGATCTATACGGGCATTAAAGCCGCGGTGGAAAAAGCCGGCGGCAGCGCCGTGCTGTCAGCGGACGGCAGCTTCGACCAGAAGCCCGACGTGGCGATCGTGGTGTTCGGCGAACAGCCCTACGCCGAGGGCAGCGGAGACCTCAACACCCTGGAATTCGAGGCGGGCAAAAAGCGCAACCTGGCGCTGCTGAAATCCCTCAAATCCAAAGGCGTTCCGGTGGTTTCCGTATTTCTTTCCGGCCGCCCGCTGTGGGTCAACCCGGAGCTGAACGCTTCCGACGCCTTCGTCGCCGCTTGGTTGCCGGGCACCGAGGGTGCCGGCGTGGCGGACGTGATTATCGCCAAGGCCGACGGCGAGCCGAATTTCGATTTTTCCGGCAAGCTTTCCTTTTCCTGGCCAAAACTGCCGCTGCAGGCGCGCCTCAATCCCCATCACCCGGAGTACGATCCGCTGTTCGCCAACGGCTACGGCCTCGACTACGCGGGCGCGGAACAGGGACCGGAAGGCCTTGCGGAAAATGTCCCCGGCCTGACCAGTGGCGAAAGCAACAGTATCGCCCTGTACGTCGGCCGCCCGCTGCAGCCCTGGGGAGTGCGAATCAACGATTTCGAACAGGATCAGCTGTTGAGCGGCTCCTTCGCCAAACTGCCCAGCGGCCGCGTCACCGCGGTGACCAGCGATAAGGATGTTCAGGAGGACGCGCTCACCTTCAAATGGCAGGACACTTGGCAAGCCGGTCTCAGCCTGCGCTACGGCGATCCGCTGGACCTGTCCGCCTATGTGCCGGAGGGTGTGCTGTCCTTCGACCTCAAGGTGGACGACCTGGACAAGGGCGGCCTGGGTGTGGTGCTGACCTGCGGCGACGAGTGCGAGCGGCAACTGGATATCTCCAGTCAGGCCCAGGCCATGGCCGGGCAGGGCTGGCGGCACATGAGCGTCAAACTCAGCTGCTTCGTCCGCGACGGCGACGACTTCTCGGCGATATCCGTGCCCTTCGAGCTGCGCGGCGGCGGCACCGGCCAGGTGTCCGTGGCCAATATCCGCCTGGATCGCAAAGGCGAGGCCAATGAGAGCTGCCCGGACTACCGCAAGCTCTCTGTTACCCCCGCGACCCTCGACCATTACTGGGCGCGGGACTGGTGGCTGCCCCGCCACGAGGAAAAACTGGCGCGCATCGAACAGGGCAATGTGGACCTGCTGATGCTCGGTGACTCCATTACCCAGGGCTGGGAGAAAGAGGGCAAGGCCGTGTGGGAGAAATTCTACGACGGGCGCAACGCGGTTAACCTGGGCTTCGGCGGCGACAGGACCGAAAACCTGCTCTGGCGTCTGCAGCACGGCGAAGTGGACGGCATAGAACCCAAGGCCGCGGTGCTGATGATCGGCACCAATAACACCGGCCATCGCCGCGAGGAACCGCGGCTCACCGCCGCCGGCATCCGCGCGGTGCTGGACGAACTGCGCAGCCGGCTGCCGAATACCAAGATCCTGTTACTGGGAATCTTTCCCCGGGACGAGCAGCCCGGCACGCCGATGAGAAAAATCAACAGTGGTATCAATGAAATCATCGCCAGCTACGCCGATGGGGAAAATATTTTCTTCCTGGATATCGGCGACAGGTTTCTGGCGGAAGATGGTCGCCTGAGCGCGGAAATCATGCCGGACCGCCTGCACCTGAGTGAACAGGGCTACGAAATATGGGCCGAGGCCATGGAGCCGACCCTGGCCAAACTGATGCAATGA